In the Paralichthys olivaceus isolate ysfri-2021 chromosome 17, ASM2471397v2, whole genome shotgun sequence genome, one interval contains:
- the arhgap21a gene encoding rho GTPase-activating protein 21a isoform X3: protein MLAQRNGLPPGCKPVPLKDHSDLRDVDVNAVGCCSLSSSPSSGGCPWARLAGVDGCLSEPYCLWFQLLARAYWGEVELGLTSPNRSVSWARLREASRKNCVRSRAKQNDGHDQSEVSAATSPGPEEEPFSWPGPKTLQLRRTSQGFGFTLRHFIVYPPESAVHNSLKDEDNGSRGRQRNRLEPMDTIFVKQVKEGGPAHGAGLCTGDRIVKVNGESIIGKTYSQVIALIQNSDASLELCVMPKDEDILQLFSRDITALAYSQDAYLKGNEAYSGNAQNIPEPPPICYPRIEVKATGMAQALEPAPVNETPRGPAQGPGRRGGTTEKSYRVEIPVLPSAPSQQTTKSQTVVCVCNDNMRTVAMPPDPVDRGPWVARAGPSHRTEENRYSSPADSGSARPRPLIPSVPGGAQLQCPSSRTVETPVCSPSLSSRPGAIYVDPLSPPPRAPVTAASPDTFSTAVSPNTNHYSPSPTASITSPHQNIDWRNYTTYKDYIDAKRLHTYGCRTIQERLDSLRAAANSNSAYTQQRTPPPSSTSQRGASVSQVRQRSISSDRGMDAKSPGTTVTTPLRSASQERLGGGTEKTIPNRKWPRSASQDALPFSSPTGITKPRARSCDYLGQQPAEPGGVDRAEFEDRFLLCRQEESRTGRHGAGLKVLPHLNRSLPENEGRGSGLSNSPLAAPVFTKGTTDSVIPPRTDGVIMRPSRLPVKNVISDSLPALPIIKTTDPLKDQRAAVTGNHLSYPSPLHLQLRSRADSLKMENRLEAVLAARSSSCSGPSFKLPMQKQVQSGVVPASSGTSTTNGAVTQRPKVTCTSASSPVRTNGGLAEGVEGPDATVVVLRRDKKTEPPHIRPPSYVLAVNDCSGGVTDKSPPLVKAGSADAMCWMSNDGCREMHLRRLGDTRHTSGSNNLDDSLDSIPFIDEPSSPSIDQDSTIHIPASAVISAAPIITTIPPSPTSPSPLIRRQLSHDQDSGTKNERSKSYDEGLDNYREEGRGRSLIPGLKGLRRAVDRSSEDSGSRRDSSSDVFCDATKEGLLHFKQLNTDKGKRVGAGMRPWKQMYAVLRGNYLCLYKDKKEGQAHANCQAVDEALPISIKACLIDISYSDTKRKNVLRLTTSDCEYLFQAEDREDMLAWIRVIQENSNLNEENAAFTSHDLISRKIKEYNTLMSPTGSKTEPSPKPSRQSLSIRQTLLGSKGETKATSPHSPKPEQERKNMHKDDTSPPKDKGTWRKGIPGLMRKPFEKKPSPGVTFGVRLDDCPPAQTNKFVPLIVEVCCNLVEERGLEYTGIYRVPGNNAAISNMQEELNNKGMNDIDIQDDKWRDLNVISSLLKSFFRKLPEPLFTNDRYSDFIEANRIEGPVERLKVLKRLLHELPDHHYETLKFLSAHLKCVAENSEKNKMEPRNLAIVFGPTLVRTTEDNMTHMVTHMPDQYKIVETLIQNYNWFFTEDGNGDPVTVSHEVSAVESQPIPNIDHLLTNIGRTAASQGEVSDSPTSDSAKSKGSWGSGKDQCSRELLVSSIFAAASRKRKKSKEKPQPSSSDDDLDAVFPKKEIPGQKPNHHLQAEAQSETRLNAKQQTQAEERKENGRTVELMPKVKREHRHSLFLKEKTPPRHSSSSPSPVICGSPKISHQTAPQGKSSLSDPPSQQDENTSDLGTMSSGASVPRSRPKKWSGGAPPDLPAGVCIGQGGGPGASAGAEVSSITSDYSTTSSITFLTGAESSALSPELQGGEEADDERSELISEGRPMETDSESDFPVFAPGGGSSQSTPRPEQSQEKTEARDGGAADGGIVPKLEARRLFPSHRMIECDTLSRRWSLRQKTDSESSMEGVAGSGERSSGRSESSTRLSRVLEVMKKGRSTSSLSSSSRSESERAEPAWHLKITERLKLRIRTSADDMFTQKNRAPDARAKKKNIRRRHTMGGQRDFAELAVINDWREQGGRDQAADLSVLDHLKPRCSSEDFSVQDWISRERCRGSEPSVELAPKAVPEDDPADAQGVALETPPPPPATSDAQPPAGEHVNGSGPQVKNKASLGADAHPHKLSGAQVVRSRFYQYL, encoded by the exons GGAGACAGCGAAACCGTCTGGAGCCAATGGACACCATTTTCGTCAAGCAAGTGAAGGAGGGAGGCCCCGCCCACGGAGCTGGACTCTGTACAG GCGATCGTATTGTGAAGGTGAATGGAGAGAGCATCATTGGAAAGACGTACTCACAAGTCATAGCCTTGATCCAGAACAG TGATGCCTCACTGGAGCTCTGTGTGATGCCAAAGGATGAGGACATTTTGCAGCTG TTTTCCAGGGATATCACAGCTCTG GCGTATTCCCAGGATGCATACCTCAAAGGAAACGAGGCGTACAGCGGAAATGCCCAGAACATCCCAGAGCCCCCTCCCATATGCTACCCTCGGATAGAAGTGAAGGCAACGGGCATGGCCCAGGCATTAGAGCCTGCCCCGGTCAATGAGACGCCTCGAGGGCCAGCTCAGGGACCAGGAAGAAGAGGGGGGACCACTGAAAAGAGTTACCGTGTGGAAATCCCTGTTCTGCCGTCAGCCCCATCCCAGCAGACAACAAAGTCTCAgactgtggtgtgtgtctgtaatgaCAATATGAGGACAGTAGCCATGCCTCCTGATCCAGTTGACAGGGGGCCCTGGGTTGCTCGGGCGGGCCCTAGTCACAGGACAGAGGAAAACCGGTACAGTTCTCCAGCAGATTCTGGATCAGCCAGACCCAGACCCCTTATTCCCTCAGTACCTGGGGGTGCACAGTTGCAGTGTCCCTCTTCTCGTACCGTAGAAACTCCAGTCTGCTCCCCGTCCTTAAGTTCTAGACCTGGTGCGATCTATGTGGACCCCTTATCCCCACCTCCACGGGCACCTGTCACTGCTGCATCACCGGACACGTTCTCCACTGCTGTCTCACCCAACACCAACCACTACTCCCCCTCTCCCACAGCCTCAATCACCTCCCCACACCAGAATATTGACTGGAGAAATTACACCACCTATAAGGACTACATTGACGCCAAGAGGCTGCACACGTATGGCTGCCGCACCATCCAGGAGCGCTTGGACAGCTTGCGTGCAGCTGCTAATTCTAATTCTGCGTACACCCAACAACGTACACCTCCCCCTAGTAGCACCAGCCAGAGAGGGGCATCAGTCTCCCAGGTCAGACAGAGGAGCATATCCAGTGACCGTGGGATGGATGCAAAGAGTCCGGGTACTACAGTGACAACTCCATTACGTAGCGCCTCCCAAGAGAGGCTTGGAGGTggaacagagaaaacaataccaaacaggaagtggcctCGAAGCGCTTCCCAGGATGCTCTGCCCTTCTCCTCCCCGACAGGCATTACCAAACCTCGGGCACGGTCTTGTGACTACCTGGGCCAGCAGCCTGCAGAACCAGGTGGGGTTGACAGGGCAGAGTTTGAGGACAGGTTCCTGCTCTGTCGACAAGAAGAATCCAGAACCGGCAGGCATGGAGCAGGCCTAAAAGTTTTACCTCATCTAAACAGGAGTCTCCCTGAGAATGAAGGACGAGGAAGTGGATTATCTAACTCACCTTTAGCTGCTCCTGTGTTTACTAAAGGTACAACAGACTCTGTAATACCACCAAGGACAGACGGTGTCATAATGAGACCCTCACGTCTGCCTGTAAAAAATGTCATCTCAGACTCTTTACCTGCCTTACCCATAATTAAAACCACAGACCCTCTTAAAGACCAAAGAGCTGCCGTCACTGGCAATCATCTGAGCTACCCATCTCCTCTGCACCTCCAGCTCAGGAGCAGGGCTGACAGTCTGAAAATGGAGAATAGGTTGGAGGCTGTGTTGGCAGCCAGGTCCTCCTCTTGCTCTGGTCCGTCCTTTAAACTGCCAATGCAGAAACAAGTCCAAAGCGGAGTTGTCCCTGCTTCCTCTGGTACCTCCACCACCAATGGAGCTGTCACCCAAAGGCCAAAGGTAACCTGCACATCCGCCAGCTCACCTGTACGGACTAATGGCGGTCTTGCAGAGGGAGTAGAAGGACCTGATGCAACAGTAGTGGTCCTAAGAAGAGACAAGAAAACCGAACCTCCTCACATTCGCCCTCCGTCCTATGTACTAGCCGTTAATGACTGCAGTGGAGGAGTCACTGATAAATCACCACCGTTGGTGAAGGCAGGTTCTGCAGATGCAATGTGCTGGATGTCAAACGACGGCTGTAGGGAGATGCATTTAAGGAGGCTGGGTGACACACGACACACGTCTGGATCCAATAACCTTGATGACTCCCTGGATTCAATCCCCTTTATAG ATGAACCATCCAGTCCCAGTATCGACCAGGACAGCACCATCCACATCCCTGCCTCTGCCGTCATATCTGCAGCACCCATCATCACCACGATCCCACCCAGCCCCACCTCGCCATCCCCTCTCATCCGCCGACAGCTGTCGCACGACCAAG ATTCTGGTACAAAAAATGAGCGGTCCAAGTCGTACGATGAAGGTCTGGATAACTACCGGGAAGAAGGCAGAGG GAGGTCTTTAATACCTGGTCTGAAAGGTCTGCGGAGG GCAGTCGACAGGTCTTCAGAAGATTCAGGCTCCAGGAGAGATTCTTCATCTGATGTCTTCTGCGACGCCACCAAGGAGGGTTTGCTGCATTTCAAGCAGTTGAACACAGATAAGGGCAAG CGTGTCGGTGCAGGTATGCGCCCGTGGAAGCAGATGTACGCCGTGTTGAGGGGCAACTACCTCTGCCTGTATAAAGACAAAAAGGAAGGGCAGGCTCACGCCAACTGCCAAGCGGTGGACGAGGCCCTGCCAATCAGCATCAAGGCCTGTCTGATTGACATCTCCTACAGCGACACCAAGCGTAAGAACGTGCTGCGGCTGACCACGTCGGACTGCGAGTACCTGTTCCAGGCCGAGGACCGGGAGGACATGCTGGCCTGGATCAGAGTCATACAGGAGAACAGCAACCTGAATGAGGAG aaCGCGGCCTTCACCAGCCATGACCTCATCAGCAGGAAGATCAAGGAGTACAACACCTTGATGAG TCCCACCGGCAGCAAGACGGAGCCGTCACCCAAACCTTCTCGCCAGTCGCTGAGCATCAGACAGACGCTGCTGGGAAGCAAAGGAGAGACCAAAGCAACAAGTCCGCACTCACCCAAACctgagcaggagaggaagaacaTGCACAAAG ACGACACCAGCCCTCCTAAGGATAAAGGGACATGGAGGAAAGGCATCCCGGGGCTGATGAGGAAACCTTTCGAGAAGAAGCCGTCTCCTGGCGTCACGTTCGGAGTGAGGCTGGACGACTGTCCTCCCGCACAGACAAACAAG TTTGTGCCTCTGATTGTGGAGGTCTGCTGTAAtctggtggaggagagggggttGGAGTACACAGGCATCTACAGAGTCCCGGGAAACAACGCAGCGATCTCCAACATGCAGGAGGAGCTCAACAACAAGGGCATGAACGATATCGATATCCAGGATGAT AAATGGAGGGACCTCAATGTGATCAGCAGTTTACTCAAGTCCTTCTTCCGCAAACTTCCTGAGCCCTTATTCACTAATG ATAGATACTCAGACTTCATAGAGGCCAACAGAATAGAGGGCCCAGTGGAGAGACTCAAAGTGCTCAAGAGGCTG CTTCATGAGTTACCAGATCATCATTACGAGACCCTGAAGTTCCTCTCAGCTCATCTGAAATGTGTGGCTGAAAACTCAGAGAAGAATAAG ATGGAGCCGAGGAACCTGGCCATCGTGTTTGGTCCGACTCTGGTGCGCACCACCGAGGACAACATGACTCACATGGTCACACACATGCCCGACCAGTACAAGATCGTAGAGACCCTCATTCAGAAT tACAACTGGTTTTTCACTGAAGATGGAAATGGAGATCCAGTG ACTGTGTCCCACGAGGTGAGCGCCGTGGAGTCCCAGCCCATCCCCAACATCGACCACCTCCTCACCAACATCGGCCGTACCGCCGCGTCGCAGGGTGAAGTATCAG ATTCACCGACCAGTGACTCGGCTAAATcaaag GGTTCCTGGGGCTCAGGGAAGGACCAGTGCAGCCGAGAGCTCCTGGTCTCCTCCATCTTTGCTGCAGCCAGCCGCAAAAGAAAGAAGTCAAAGGAGAAGCCGCAGCCGAGCAGCTCAGATGACGATCTGGACGCCGTGTTCCCCAAAAAGGAAATCCCTGGCCAGAAGCCGAACCACCATCTCCAGGCTGAGGCACAGAGCGAGACTCGCCTCAACGCCAAGCAGCAAACCCAGGccgaggagaggaaggagaacgGGAGAACTGTGGAGCTGATGCCTAAAGTCAAGAGAGAGCATAGACACTCCTTGTTCCTGAAGGAGAAGACTCCGCCCCGGCACTCGTCTTCTTCCCCATCCCCAGTCATCTGCGGCTCGCCGAAAATCAGCCACCAAACAGCTCCTCAAGGGAAGTCGTCCCTGTCGGATCCTCCGTCTCAGCAGGATGAGAACACCTCCGACCTCGGGACCATGAGCTCCGGAGCATCAGTGCCACGGTCGAGACCGAAAAAGTGGTCTGGAGGAGCGCCCCCCGACCTGCCCGCAGGAGTGTGTATCGGACAAGGAGGAGGTCCCGGGGCGTCCGCTGGTGCAGAGGTGAGCTCCATCACCTCGGACTACTCCACCACTTCCTCCATCACGTTCTTGACCGGAGCGGAGTCCAGTGCGCTCAGTCCAGAGCTGCAGGGTGGGGAGGAGGCAGATGACGAACGCAGTGAGCTCATCAGCGAGGGACGACCCATGGAGACGGACAGCGAAAGCGACTTCCCGGTGTTTGCCCCCGGGGGTGGCAGCAGCCAGTCCACGCCCCGCCCAGAGCAAAGTCAGGAAAAGACAGAAGCAAGAGACGGAGGTGCAGCTGACGGCGGCATCGTGCCAAAACTTGAAGCGCGCCGCCTTTTCCCGTCGCACAGGATGATCGAGTGCGATACCCTCTCCAGACGGTGGTcactgagacagaaaacagacagcGAGTCCTCGATGGAGGGTGTGGCTGGAAGCGGGGAGCGCAGCAGCGGGAGGTCTGAGTCCTCCACGCGGTTGTCTCGGGTCCTGGAGGTGATGAAGAAGGGCCGATCCACCAGCAGCCTCAGCTCGTCTTCACGCAGCGAGTCGGAGCGTGCCGAACCAGCGTGGCACCTTAAAATCACAGAGCGGCTCAAGTTAAGGATACGGACATCTGCTGACGACATGTTCACTCAGAAGAACCGAGCTCCGGATGCTCGCGCTAAGAAGAAGAACATCCGACGGAGGCACACCATGGGCGGGCAGAGAGACTTTGCGGAGCTGGCGGTCATCAACGACTGGAGGGAGCAGGGCGGCAGGGATCAGGCGGCTGATCTGTCTGTGCTGGACCACCTCAAACCCAGATGTTCCTCAGAGGACTTCTCCGTCCAGGACTGGATCTCCAGAGAGCGCTGCCGCGGCTCTGAGCCGAGCGTCGAGCTCGCTCCGAAAGCCGTGCCCGAGGACGATCCTGCAGATGCTCAGGGCGTCGCACTTGAAACGCCACCACCGCCTCCCGCCACCTCGGACGCTCAGCCGCCGGCAGGGGAGCACGTTAACGGAAGCGGGCCGCAGGTGAAAAACAAGGCGTCCCTCGGGGCGGACGCTCACCCACACAAACTCTCTGGAGCACAAGTCGTCCGCTCGCGGTTCTACCAGTATCTGTGA